In Dromaius novaehollandiae isolate bDroNov1 chromosome 2, bDroNov1.hap1, whole genome shotgun sequence, one DNA window encodes the following:
- the LRRC61 gene encoding leucine-rich repeat-containing protein 61 yields MEPRAEKGEEGEGGRITAQLLKASTGEFALESILLLKLRGRGIADLGCLGECANLEWLDLSGNAISQLGPLAALKALAVLNLSSNRVCSLEPLGSCESLQSLNLAGNLVSSLQQLQCLTGLRRLESLRLRDALGRLSNPVCAAGAYRSALGDMFPGLKAIDGERVSGRGSELYQLCRDLDSSLGRCAAAAEPPRAPTPWVEDGFWELRPARRSSIIEEAYRQFGDVLRECRELGQRADDTIAQAERALSLRADPSSYVF; encoded by the coding sequence ATGGAGCCGCGGGCGGAGAAGGGCGaggagggcgagggcgggcgcaTCACGGCGCAGCTGCTGAAGGCCAGCACCGGCGAGTTCGCCCTGGAGTCCATCCTGCTGCTCAAGCTGCGGGGCCGCGGCATCGCCGACCTGGGCTGCCTGGGCGAGTGCGCCAACCTCGAGTGGCTCGACCTCTCCGGCAACGCCATCTCCCAGCTGGGCCCGCTGGCCGCCCTCAAGGCGCTGGCCGTGCTCAACCTCTCCTCCAACCGCGTCTGCAGCCTGGAGCCGCTGGGCTCCTGCGAGAGCCTCCAGAGCCTCAACCTCGCCGGCAACCTGGtgagcagcctgcagcagctgcagtgcctGACGGGGCTGCGGCGCCTCGAGAGCCTCCGCCTCCGCGACGCCCTCGGCCGCCTCAGCAACCCCGTCTGCGCCGCCGGCGCCTACCGCAGCGCCCTGGGCGACATGTTCCCCGGCCTCAAGGCCATCGACGGCGAGCGGGTGTCGGGCCGCGGCAGCGAGCTCTACCAGCTCTGCCGGGACCTCGACAGCTCCCTggggcgctgcgccgccgccgccgagccgccccgcgcgcccaCGCCCTGGGTGGAGGACGGCTTCTGGGAGCtgcggccggcgcggcgcagctCCATCATCGAGGAGGCCTACCGGCAGTTCGGCGACGTGCTGCGCGAGTGCCGCGAGCTCGGCCAGCGGGCCGACGACACCATCGCCCAGGCGGAGCGGGCGCTGAGCCTCCGCGCCGACCCCAGCTCCTACGTCTTCTGA